From a single Nitrogeniibacter mangrovi genomic region:
- the aceE gene encoding pyruvate dehydrogenase (acetyl-transferring), homodimeric type codes for MSTTQNVGLRPDTDAEETREWLDALEGVIANEGAERAHFLIEKLIEEGREEGIDIPYSANTQYINTIPVEQQPRYPGDPDMEIKLHSYIRWNAMAMVVRANKHTNVGGHIASFASAAALYDVGFSHFWHAPSADHDGDLVFFQGHSVPGVYARAYMLGRLTDEQLDNFRQEVDGKGISSYPHPWLMPDFWQFPTVSMGLGPLCAIYSARFMKYLASRDLVDAGKAAQRKVWAFLGDGETDEVESLGAIGMAAREKLDNLIFVINCNLQRLDGPVRGNGKIIQELESEFRGAGWNVIKVVWGTHWDALFARDTKGILKKRMMECIDGEYQTFKAKDGAYVREHFFNTPELKQLVADWTDDEIWQLNRGGHDLFKIFAAYQAAVNHKGQPTVILAKTIKGFGMGQSGEAMNISHQQKKMDVDAVRRFRDRFGLPVPDDQLEKLPYLKLPEDSPEYQYLRERRMALGGFLPSRRTTADALEVPALDKFEALLKASGEGRELSTTMAMVRIMNTLLKDKQVGKRVVPIVPDESRTFGMEGMFRQYGIWNQQGQKYVPEDHDQLMFYKESETGQVLQEGINEAGSMADWIAAGTAYSVHGVQMIPFYIFYSMFGMQRTMDLCWAAGDQRTRGFLVGGTAGRTTLNGEGLQHEDGHSLILAQMIPNCVSYDPTFQFEVAVIVQDGLRRMFAEQEDVYYYITVMNENYEHPAMPEGAEADIIKGMYLLRKGAEGSAPRVKLLGSGTIFREVIAAAELLKTDWGVEADIFGCPSFNELARDGHAVERWNLLHPMEEPRQSHVEQMLAGIDGPTIAATDYVRLFSEQIRPYVKGTYFTLGTDGFGRSDTREKLRHFFEVDRYWVTLAALKSLADEGRIEREKVAAAMAKYSLDPNKPNPVTV; via the coding sequence ATGAGCACGACACAAAACGTCGGCCTGCGGCCGGACACCGACGCGGAAGAAACCCGCGAATGGCTGGACGCACTCGAAGGCGTGATCGCCAACGAAGGCGCCGAACGGGCGCACTTCCTGATCGAGAAGCTGATCGAGGAAGGGCGGGAGGAAGGGATCGACATCCCCTACTCGGCCAACACCCAGTACATCAACACCATTCCGGTGGAGCAGCAGCCGCGCTACCCCGGCGATCCGGACATGGAGATCAAGCTCCATTCCTACATCCGCTGGAACGCCATGGCCATGGTGGTGCGCGCCAACAAGCACACCAACGTGGGCGGCCACATCGCCTCCTTCGCCTCGGCCGCCGCGCTCTACGACGTGGGCTTCTCGCACTTCTGGCATGCCCCGTCCGCCGATCATGACGGCGATCTGGTGTTCTTCCAGGGCCATTCGGTGCCGGGCGTCTATGCCCGCGCCTACATGCTCGGCCGCCTCACCGACGAGCAGCTCGACAACTTCCGCCAGGAGGTGGACGGCAAGGGCATCTCCTCCTATCCGCACCCGTGGCTGATGCCGGACTTCTGGCAGTTCCCCACCGTGTCCATGGGCCTGGGGCCGCTGTGCGCCATCTACTCGGCGCGCTTCATGAAGTATCTGGCCAGCCGCGATCTGGTCGACGCCGGCAAGGCCGCCCAGCGCAAGGTCTGGGCCTTCCTCGGCGACGGCGAGACCGACGAGGTCGAATCCCTCGGCGCCATCGGCATGGCCGCGCGCGAGAAGCTCGACAACCTGATCTTCGTCATCAACTGCAACCTGCAGCGCCTCGACGGCCCGGTGCGCGGCAACGGCAAGATCATCCAGGAACTGGAATCGGAATTCCGCGGCGCCGGCTGGAACGTGATCAAGGTGGTCTGGGGCACCCACTGGGACGCCCTGTTCGCGCGCGACACCAAGGGCATCCTCAAGAAGCGCATGATGGAGTGCATCGACGGCGAGTATCAGACCTTCAAGGCCAAGGACGGCGCCTATGTCCGCGAGCACTTCTTCAACACCCCGGAACTGAAGCAGCTGGTCGCCGACTGGACCGACGACGAGATCTGGCAACTGAACCGCGGCGGCCACGACCTGTTCAAGATCTTCGCCGCCTACCAGGCCGCGGTGAACCACAAGGGCCAGCCCACCGTGATCCTCGCCAAGACCATCAAGGGCTTCGGCATGGGCCAGTCCGGCGAGGCCATGAACATCTCCCACCAGCAGAAGAAGATGGATGTGGACGCGGTGCGCCGCTTCCGCGACCGCTTCGGCCTGCCGGTGCCGGACGACCAGCTCGAGAAGCTGCCCTACCTCAAGCTGCCGGAAGACTCCCCCGAATACCAATACCTGCGCGAGCGCCGCATGGCGCTGGGCGGCTTCCTGCCCAGCCGCCGCACCACGGCCGACGCGCTGGAAGTGCCGGCGCTGGACAAGTTCGAGGCCCTGCTCAAGGCCTCGGGCGAAGGCCGCGAGCTGTCCACCACCATGGCCATGGTGCGCATCATGAACACCCTGCTCAAGGACAAGCAGGTGGGCAAGCGCGTGGTGCCCATCGTGCCGGACGAGTCCCGCACCTTCGGCATGGAAGGCATGTTCCGCCAGTACGGCATCTGGAACCAGCAAGGCCAGAAATACGTCCCCGAAGATCATGACCAGCTCATGTTCTACAAGGAATCGGAGACCGGCCAGGTGCTGCAGGAAGGCATCAACGAAGCCGGCTCCATGGCCGACTGGATCGCCGCCGGCACCGCCTACTCGGTGCATGGCGTGCAGATGATTCCGTTCTACATCTTCTATTCCATGTTCGGCATGCAGCGGACCATGGACCTGTGCTGGGCCGCCGGCGACCAGCGCACCCGGGGCTTCCTGGTGGGCGGCACCGCCGGGCGCACCACGCTCAACGGCGAAGGCCTGCAGCACGAGGACGGCCACAGCCTGATCCTCGCCCAGATGATCCCCAACTGCGTGAGCTACGACCCCACCTTCCAGTTCGAGGTCGCGGTGATCGTGCAGGACGGCCTGCGGCGCATGTTCGCCGAGCAGGAGGACGTGTACTACTACATCACCGTGATGAACGAGAACTACGAGCACCCGGCCATGCCCGAAGGTGCCGAGGCCGACATCATCAAGGGGATGTACCTGCTGCGCAAAGGCGCCGAAGGCAGCGCGCCGCGCGTCAAGCTGCTGGGCTCCGGCACCATCTTCCGCGAAGTCATCGCCGCCGCCGAGCTGCTCAAGACCGACTGGGGCGTCGAGGCGGACATCTTCGGCTGCCCGAGCTTCAACGAACTGGCCCGCGACGGCCACGCCGTCGAGCGCTGGAACCTGCTCCATCCGATGGAAGAACCCAGGCAGTCGCACGTGGAGCAGATGCTCGCCGGCATCGACGGCCCGACCATCGCCGCCACCGACTATGTGCGCCTGTTCTCCGAGCAGATCCGTCCGTACGTGAAAGGCACCTACTTCACCCTGGGCACCGACGGCTTCGGCCGCTCCGACACCCGCGAGAAGCTGCGCCACTTCTTCGAGGTGGACCGTTACTGGGTCACGCTGGCGGCGCTCAAGTCGCTGGCCGACGAGGGCCGGATCGAACGCGAGAAGGTGGCCGCCGCCATGGCCAAGTATTCGCTCGACCCCAACAAGCCCAACCCCGTCACTGTCTGA
- the aceF gene encoding dihydrolipoyllysine-residue acetyltransferase, translating into MSQLIEVKVPDIGDFDAVPVIELFVKPGDTIAVDDAICTLESDKATMDVPSTAAGTVKEVKVAVGDSVSEGTLLVLVEAAGAAAAPAPAKEDAAPAPAAAGGGTVEVKVPDIGDFDAVPIIEFFVKAGDTIAVDDAICTLESDKATMDVPSSAAGTVKEVKVAVGDTVSEGTVLITVESGAGAATAAPAAESQPAPAPSAAPAAAPAPAKAPAPAAAAAPSAVKLGGKVHASPSVRAFARELGVDLAQVKATGPKNRITADDVKGFVKGAMSSGAVPGKAAAGGSGVGLDLLPWPKVDFTKFGEIESKPLSRIKKISGANLARNWVMIPAVTYHEDADITSLEDFRKQLNKENEKSGKKLTMLAFLMKAAARALAEFPEFNTSLDGDNLIYKKYFHIAFAADTPNGLVVPVVRDCDKKGVFEIAEETGALAKKAREGKLGPADMSGACFTISSLGGIGGTYFAPIVNAPEVAILGVNKSAVKPVWNGREFEPKLILPLSLTADHRVIDGALATRFNVYIAQMLADFRRVML; encoded by the coding sequence ATGAGCCAACTCATCGAAGTCAAGGTGCCCGACATCGGCGATTTCGACGCCGTCCCGGTCATCGAGCTGTTCGTCAAACCCGGCGACACCATCGCCGTGGATGACGCCATCTGCACCCTGGAGTCCGACAAGGCCACCATGGACGTGCCCTCCACGGCCGCAGGCACCGTCAAGGAAGTGAAGGTCGCCGTGGGCGACAGCGTGTCCGAAGGCACGCTGCTGGTGCTGGTCGAGGCCGCCGGTGCCGCCGCTGCGCCGGCACCCGCCAAGGAAGACGCCGCCCCCGCGCCGGCCGCTGCCGGTGGCGGCACGGTCGAAGTGAAGGTGCCGGACATCGGCGACTTCGACGCCGTGCCCATCATCGAATTCTTCGTGAAGGCCGGCGACACCATCGCGGTGGATGACGCCATCTGCACGCTCGAATCCGACAAGGCCACCATGGACGTGCCCTCCTCCGCGGCCGGCACGGTCAAGGAAGTGAAGGTCGCCGTGGGCGACACCGTGTCCGAAGGTACGGTGCTGATCACGGTCGAATCGGGCGCTGGCGCCGCAACCGCGGCACCGGCCGCCGAGAGCCAACCCGCACCGGCCCCGTCCGCGGCCCCCGCAGCTGCGCCCGCCCCCGCCAAGGCCCCGGCCCCTGCGGCTGCAGCCGCACCGTCCGCCGTCAAGCTCGGCGGCAAGGTGCACGCCAGCCCCTCGGTGCGCGCCTTCGCCCGCGAACTGGGCGTGGATCTGGCCCAGGTGAAAGCCACCGGCCCGAAAAACCGCATCACCGCCGACGACGTCAAGGGCTTCGTCAAGGGGGCGATGAGCTCCGGCGCCGTGCCCGGCAAGGCCGCCGCGGGTGGCTCGGGCGTCGGCCTGGACCTGCTGCCGTGGCCCAAGGTCGATTTCACCAAGTTCGGCGAGATCGAGTCCAAGCCGCTGTCGCGCATCAAGAAGATCTCCGGCGCCAACCTCGCCCGCAACTGGGTGATGATCCCGGCCGTGACCTATCACGAGGACGCGGACATCACCAGCCTCGAGGACTTCCGCAAGCAGCTCAACAAGGAGAACGAGAAGTCGGGCAAGAAGCTCACCATGCTCGCCTTCCTCATGAAAGCTGCTGCCCGCGCCCTGGCGGAATTCCCCGAGTTCAACACCAGCCTCGACGGCGACAACCTGATCTACAAGAAGTACTTCCACATCGCCTTTGCGGCCGACACGCCCAATGGCCTGGTGGTGCCGGTGGTGCGCGATTGCGACAAGAAAGGCGTGTTCGAGATCGCCGAGGAGACCGGCGCCCTGGCCAAGAAGGCCCGCGAGGGCAAGCTCGGCCCGGCCGACATGTCCGGCGCCTGCTTCACCATCAGTTCGCTCGGCGGCATCGGCGGCACCTACTTCGCCCCCATCGTCAATGCGCCGGAAGTGGCCATCCTCGGGGTGAACAAGAGCGCCGTGAAGCCGGTGTGGAACGGCAGGGAATTCGAACCGAAGCTGATCCTGCCCCTGTCGCTGACCGCCGACCACCGCGTCATCGACGGTGCGCTGGCCACCCGCTTCAACGTCTACATTGCCCAGATGCTGGCCGACTTCCGTCGGGTCATGCTGTAA
- the lpdA gene encoding dihydrolipoyl dehydrogenase encodes MSLKEIKVPDIGDFDEVPIIELFVKVGDTIALEDAICTLESDKATMDVPADAAGVVKEVLVAVGDKVAEGTVLVKVEAAAGAATDSPPLQGEGQGGDGVKAAGNNPPSPSVPLPEGEGSVAPAPAGAWTGEVTLECDMLVLGAGPGGYSAAFRAADLGLKTVIVERYATLGGVCLNVGCIPSKALLHVAQVMDEAEHMDSLGIAFAKPAVDIDKLRAHKSAVVGKLTGGLAGMAKGRKVDVVRGYGHFLDPNHVEVEETTGTAQEKTGAKKVVKFKQCIIAAGSAAVHLPFIPRDERIVDSTGALELRQVPGKMLVIGGGIIGLEMATVYSSLGAKVDVVEMLDGLMQGPDRDAVKVWEKQNTHRFDKIMLNTKTTAVEAKDDGLYVTFEGDKAPDGPQKYDMILQSAGRSPNGKKIGAENAGVIVTDRGFIPVDAQMRTNVPHIFAIGDIVGQPMLAHKAVHEAHVAAEVAAGEKAAFDATVIPGVAYTHPEVAWVGYTEAQAKAEGKQVDTAKFPWAASGRAIANGAEYGFTKLIFDAETHRVIGGSIVGPNAGDMIGEVCLAIEMGADAVDIGKTIHPHPTLGETVGMAAEVAHGSCTDVPPARKKK; translated from the coding sequence ATGAGCCTCAAGGAAATCAAGGTCCCCGACATCGGCGATTTCGATGAAGTCCCGATCATTGAGCTGTTCGTCAAGGTGGGCGACACCATCGCCCTGGAAGACGCCATCTGCACCCTGGAGTCCGACAAGGCCACCATGGACGTGCCGGCCGACGCCGCCGGCGTGGTCAAGGAAGTGCTGGTTGCCGTGGGCGACAAGGTGGCCGAAGGTACCGTGCTGGTGAAGGTGGAAGCCGCCGCCGGCGCGGCGACCGATTCCCCTCCCCTTCAAGGGGAGGGCCAGGGTGGGGATGGGGTCAAAGCCGCTGGCAATAACCCACCCTCTCCCTCAGTCCCTCTCCCTGAGGGCGAGGGAAGCGTCGCGCCGGCCCCCGCGGGCGCGTGGACCGGAGAGGTCACGCTGGAGTGCGACATGCTCGTGCTCGGCGCCGGCCCCGGTGGCTACTCGGCGGCCTTCCGCGCCGCCGACCTCGGCCTCAAGACCGTCATCGTCGAGCGCTACGCCACCCTCGGCGGCGTGTGTCTCAACGTCGGCTGCATCCCCTCCAAGGCCCTGCTGCACGTGGCCCAGGTGATGGACGAGGCCGAGCACATGGACAGCCTCGGCATCGCCTTCGCCAAGCCGGCAGTGGACATCGACAAACTGCGCGCCCACAAGAGCGCGGTGGTCGGCAAACTCACCGGCGGCCTGGCCGGCATGGCCAAGGGCCGCAAGGTGGACGTCGTGCGCGGCTACGGCCACTTCCTCGACCCCAACCATGTGGAAGTCGAGGAAACCACCGGCACCGCGCAGGAGAAAACCGGCGCCAAGAAGGTGGTGAAGTTCAAGCAGTGCATCATCGCCGCCGGCTCGGCGGCCGTGCATCTGCCCTTCATCCCCCGCGACGAGCGCATCGTCGACTCCACCGGCGCGCTGGAACTGCGTCAGGTGCCCGGGAAGATGCTGGTCATCGGCGGCGGCATCATCGGCCTGGAGATGGCCACGGTCTACTCCAGCCTCGGTGCCAAGGTCGATGTGGTCGAGATGCTCGACGGCCTCATGCAAGGCCCGGACCGCGACGCGGTCAAGGTGTGGGAAAAGCAGAACACCCACCGCTTCGACAAGATCATGCTCAACACCAAGACCACCGCGGTCGAAGCCAAGGACGACGGCCTGTACGTCACCTTCGAGGGCGACAAGGCACCGGACGGCCCGCAGAAGTACGACATGATCCTGCAGTCCGCCGGGCGCAGCCCAAACGGCAAGAAGATCGGCGCCGAGAACGCCGGCGTCATCGTCACCGATCGCGGCTTCATCCCGGTGGACGCGCAGATGCGCACCAACGTGCCGCACATCTTCGCCATCGGCGACATCGTCGGCCAGCCCATGCTCGCCCACAAGGCCGTGCATGAAGCCCACGTCGCCGCCGAAGTCGCGGCTGGCGAGAAAGCCGCCTTCGACGCCACCGTGATCCCCGGCGTGGCCTACACCCATCCGGAAGTGGCCTGGGTCGGCTACACCGAAGCCCAGGCCAAGGCCGAGGGCAAACAGGTGGACACCGCCAAGTTCCCCTGGGCCGCCAGCGGCCGGGCGATTGCCAACGGCGCCGAATACGGCTTCACCAAGCTCATCTTCGACGCCGAGACGCACCGCGTCATCGGCGGCAGTATCGTCGGCCCCAACGCCGGCGACATGATCGGCGAAGTGTGCCTGGCCATCGAAATGGGCGCCGACGCGGTCGACATCGGCAAGACCATCCACCCGCACCCGACCCTGGGTGAGACGGTGGGCATGGCCGCCGAAGTGGCGCATGGCAGTTGCACCGATGTGCCACCGGCGCGGAAGAAAAAATAA